The Deltaproteobacteria bacterium genome includes the window TGCTTGCATTTTGCCAGCAGCTTGAGGCGAATCGCGCCTTCGTGGCCGCCGGGTTTCGGCGACAACGCTGGGTTGCGTTCGACCAGCTTGGCTAAATCTTTTTTGAAGGCGTCGAGATCTTCGACGCGAAAGCCCAGATGATCCATGTGGCGCGGTTCGATGCCAGCGCCGTCGTAGTCGGAGATCGCCCAGGGCGCGATAATAATCGTTACCCGCCCGTCGGTTAGATAATGATTCGTGTCGTCCGCCGGTTTTTCCATTTCCTGAAGGTCGTATACCTCGCGATAAAATTTCGCCAAGGTCGCCGGATTCAAAGAGCGGAGAGTGAAATGGCTGATGTAACGCTCCTGTTTCCATTCACCCTCGACGTAGACTTCGGCACGGTTGGTCATCTGCTGTTGCGATAGGTCGAAGACATAACCGTCTGGATCATGGGTGCTGATGCCGGCGAAGGGCCGGTTGGTCGGCCGCTTGACCAGTTGCACGGCGGGATATTTTTCTTTTAGCCGCGCCGCCACCGCTTCGACGCTTTCGACTTCCAAACCGAAGTGTTCGAGTCCGGCTTGGCGGCCTAATTTCTGCGGGATGATATTCATGCCGATGTAGCCGTCGCCGATGGCGACCGCGCTTTCGGGCTGCGGCGACTTGGAAGTCTTCATGCCGAACAGTGCTTGATAGAAGCGGCTCAGTAAAGTGTAGTTGTCGCTGATGATGGCGAGGTGTTTGATTTTCGCAGGCATGAAATTCTCCTTATTAGCGATAGATCTGGTCGATGAAGCCGGATTTGTCCAGCTCGGTGAGAATCGTGTTGTCGATGAAATCGTCCGGGTTGAGCTTCGCCGACTGGGGCAGCTCGGTGCTCATTTGATCCAAGGCGAACTTGACTGCGCGGCGGTCGCCGTAGGGGACTTTCAATGATTGACCGTCGGCGAAGTGCGCTCGGGTAAGTAGTAACGCTAGTGTAGCGGCCCCGAGAAGTTGGATCGCGTGAGATGATTGCATCGAATTTCCGTTGCTTGGTGAACAATGGTTCAAAGTCTTGCAGGTCAAAGTAATGGACGGCCTAGGCTTAAGTCAAGGTAGAGGGCGCTCATCCATTGATCAGAGTTTGTGAAAAAAACTTTTTTAGCTTGAAGAACTCCGCCAGTACGGATAAATTTCGAACAGGTTATCTCGCCATAGTGCTAGGCGGTGTCGCGTAAATTGGAAACTCGTTAAGGTCAAGACATCCATGAACAAATCAGGCCCGATCGTCATTGCTTTCGCTCTGTGACTCCTCGCGGTAGCCGGATTCGTTGGCGACATCCTGATGCCCGGCGACGATACGCTGTTGATGCTGTTTGTTCCCCTTTGTTTGGCGGCAGCTAGTTTTTGTACCGCCCAACAGGCGCGAGCGATAAAAATTCTTTGCACGATCTTCGTCATCGTCGATCTAAGCGTCGAGCTAGAAAGTTTTTCCATGGCCCGGTTCGTGGCCCGCTCCGAAGCTGTGGCGCTGATTTGGATTGTTACCGCCTTCGTTGACCGTTCGCGTCGGCTGTCAGCAACCGATAGCCGGCTTCGGCAAGAAAATGCTGCGCGTGAGCAGAGCGAACGGGTGCTCGAAGAATTACATATCGCCCTGACCAACGCCATGCCAGGGATTGGTCGTCTCGGTATCGACGGTCATTATCTTGAGGTCAACGAAGTGTACGCCGGAATGCTCGGCTATGTACCGGTGGAGTTGATCGGTACAGGCTGGATAAAAACGGTTCACGTTGACGACCGCGCGCAGGCTTTAGCCGCTTACGATCGGATGGTGCAATCCGGCAAGGGCGAGTTCGAAGCCCGCGCGGTGCGTAAAGACGGATCGAATTTTTTCAAACATGTCTTGATGGTTAAGATCGTCGATGAAAATGGCCGCCACATTGGCCATCACTGTTTTATGCGCGACATCAGCGAACGAAAAGCAGTCGAGGCGGAACGAGGACGGCTGGCGACCATCGTCGATCACTCCGACGACGCCATCGTGAGCCGCGGCATCGACCTGAAGATTCTCACTTGGAACGCCGCCGCCGAGCGGAGGTTTGGCTACTTAGCTGACGAAATTGTTGGCCAGAGTATCGATATTCTCAATCCTCCCGATAAGCAGGCATTGGGGGAGCAAAGACGAAAATTGTTCGACGCCTCCGTTCCGTCCCGGCCTGTCGATACTGGTTGACGAAGTCTGGTCAGCGCGTCGACGTTTCCGTCGCCCAATCGCCCATTCGCGACGCCAACGGCAAACTCCTCAGCGTGTCGCTGATCGTGCGCGATATCACCGCCCGTAAATTGGCCGAGCAGGCGCTGCAAACTAGCGAGCAGAGCATCCGGCGGCTATACGAGATTACCAACGCGCCTGAACTCGCTTTCGAGCAACGCTTGCGCGCGTTGCTGGAGTTTGGCTGTGCGCGCTTCGACATTTCCTATGGTTTTTTGACCACCTCCAAGGGAGAGGAGCTTGAGATTATCTACGTACATGCGCCGGACGGCGCGTTTGCCGAGGGCTCTACGATTCCCATGAGCGCTGCGTTTTGTAGTAGCACCATGCGGACGGACGAACCGATTTGTAACGAGCATGTCGGCGCGTCGGAATGGCGCACGCATCCGGGTTACCTCGCCTTGGGTATGGAATGCTACATGGGAACTAAAGTCATCGTCGATGGCGGTATTTACGGCACGCTTTGCTTCTTGGGAGCCGAACCGCACGACGATTTATTTACCGACCCCGACAAAGATTTTCTCAAGTTGATGTCGGTATGGATCGGCGGCGAGATCGCTCGCCGGCAAGCCGCGCAGGCATTGCGCGCGGCGCATGATGAACTTGAGCGGCGCGTCGAGGAACGGACAGCGGAGTTGGCGCAGGCGGTTGCGTCGTTAACTAAAACGGAAGCGCTCTTGCGTCAGGCTGTCGAGGTTGCGGACCTCGGTATTTTCGAGCGCGATCATGTGACCAACGAATTGAACTACTCGCCGACAATGAGAGAAATTTTGGATTTTTCCGAAGATCAGCAGATCAAACCCGGCGAGTTTCTTGCAATTGTTCACCCTGACGACCGGGAAACGGTACGGATGGCAAGGCAGCAGGCGCAGGTTCCAGCTGGCGTCGGCCAGATGTCTTTGGAGTTCCGTATCGTTCGGCGCGATGGCAGCATCGGCTGGATCTTGAATCGAGCCCGCACCTTTTTCGATGGCACTGGCGATGCTTGTAGGTCAGTGCGCACTGTTGGTGCCATACTCGATATCACGAAGCGCAAGCAAGCCGAGCAGGCGCTGCGCGAGAGCGAAGAGCGGCTGCAGCACGCGCTCGCCGTCGGGCAAATGGGCACGTGGGAGCGCGACCTCTGCACCGACACGGAGACGTGGGACCGGCGCACTTATGAAATATTCGGGATTGAGACAGGAACTGCGGTCGACTTTGCGGTTTTCTCTTCTCGTATTCATCAGGAGGATTTACCATCCGTGAAGGAGTCGGTCCTTCGTACGGAGCGCACGGGATCTAGTTATGAGTACGATTACCGCTTTGTTAGGCCTGATGGCAACACCCGGTGGATACGTTCTAACGGTGGGTTGCGCCGCGACGCCAATGGCATGCCG containing:
- a CDS encoding VOC family protein, coding for MPAKIKHLAIISDNYTLLSRFYQALFGMKTSKSPQPESAVAIGDGYIGMNIIPQKLGRQAGLEHFGLEVESVEAVAARLKEKYPAVQLVKRPTNRPFAGISTHDPDGYVFDLSQQQMTNRAEVYVEGEWKQERYISHFTLRSLNPATLAKFYREVYDLQEMEKPADDTNHYLTDGRVTIIIAPWAISDYDGAGIEPRHMDHLGFRVEDLDAFKKDLAKLVERNPALSPKPGGHEGAIRLKLLAKCKHGQFQLADPDGVPIDVSTGR
- a CDS encoding PAS domain S-box protein, whose protein sequence is MPGDDTLLMLFVPLCLAAASFCTAQQARAIKILCTIFVIVDLSVELESFSMARFVARSEAVALIWIVTAFVDRSRRLSATDSRLRQENAAREQSERVLEELHIALTNAMPGIGRLGIDGHYLEVNEVYAGMLGYVPVELIGTGWIKTVHVDDRAQALAAYDRMVQSGKGEFEARAVRKDGSNFFKHVLMVKIVDENGRHIGHHCFMRDISERKAVEAERGRLATIVDHSDDAIVSRGIDLKILTWNAAAERRFGYLADEIVGQSIDILNPPDKQALGEQRRKLFDASVPSRPVDTG